The following is a genomic window from Pseudomonas purpurea.
CCCTCAGCCTCCAGATCGACTTGCATACCACCTCGGTGTTTTGTCGTTGTGCGGGTCACAATTCGTTACGATATAACAAGAGTAGTGAATATTTTGTTCGATACCCATCACATTCACCGCCGGACGGCCGACACTGCTACTGTGCGCGCCACGCATTTGCGGCAATAATCGGCAACAAATCCCGGGCCGGCGCCGCCCTCGGGAATTTCATGATCGACAAGGACCCGTCTCTTCAATGCCCTCCATCTATCAACTCAAGCCGGCCTTTCAGAACCTGTTGCGACCCCTGGTCCAACGCCTGTTCGACAATGGCACCACCGCCAACCAGATCACCGTGCTGGCCGGGGTCATTTCGGTGCTGGTGGGTGTGGCAATCGCCTGCTTCGCCAGCCACGCCTGGGTGTTTGCGCTGATTCCAGTGTGGATGATTCTGCGCATGGCGTTGAACGCCATCGACGGCATGCTCGCTCGCGAGTTTGGCCAACAATCGCGCTTGGGCGCCTACCTCAACGAACTCTGTGACATCGTCGCCGACAGCGCGCTGATCCTGCCGTTTGCCCTGCTCCCCGACGTCAGCCTGCTGGCGGTTCTGCTGGTGACGCTGCTGGCGCTGTTCTGTGAATACACCGGCGTGCTCGGTCCGATGGTCGGAGCCTCCCGGCGCTATGACGGCCCGATGGGCAAAAGCGACCGGGCATTCGTGCTCGGCGTGCTGGCCACCGGCGTAGCGCTGGGCTGGCTCGGCGCAATCTGGGTCAACGGCGTGATGCTGCTGGTCGCGGCGCTGCTGGTGTACACCTTGGTCAATCGGGTCCGTCAGGGCCTTAAAGAAGTCAACGACAACGCTCCCTCGGCATAAGGATTTTGCAATGCGCGACGCTCAGCATCAGACGTTCACGACCCACGACGGCGTAGAGCTGTTCTACCGTCACTGGCCCGCCAGCGCCGCGCCGACCGGCGAGCCACGCAAAGCGATTCTGCTGTTCCACCGTGGCCACGAACACTCGGGGCGTATTGCCCACCTGGTCGACGAACTGGACATGCCCGAGTTCGACTTTTTTGCCTGGGATGCCCGTGGCCACGGCCAGTCCCCCGGCGCCCGTGGTGACAGCCCGAGCTTCGCCACCAGCGTGCGCGACGTGCAGACCTTCTGCGATCACATCGGTGCGACCCACCAGATCGCCGAAGAAAACCTGGCCGTGATCGCCCAAAGCGTTGGCGCGGTCATCGTGTCGACCTGGGTTCACGACTACGCGCCCCGCATTCGCTCGCTGGTACTGGCTTCGCCGGCGTTCAAAGTCAAACTGTACGTGCCGTTCGCGCGCACGGGCCTGGCGTTGATGCGGACCTTTCGCGGCAACTTTTTCGTCAACAGTTACGTCAAGGCTCGCTTCCTCAGCCATGACCCGGAACGCGTTGCTTCTTACGACAGCGACCCGCTGATCACCAAAGCCATTTCGGTCAACGTGCTGCTGGGTTTGTACGAAGCCGCCGACCGCGTGGTGGCCGATGCCCAGGCGATTCAGGTGCCGACGCAGTTGCTGATTTCCGGCTCCGACTTCGTGGTACACCGCAAACCCCAGGAACAGTTCTTCGAACGCCTGGGCAGTTTGCAGAAGGAAAAACACATCCTGCCGGGGTTCTTCCACGACACACTGGGCGAGCGTGGCCGCGAAGTGGCGGTGAAAAGCGCCAAGCGCTTCATCCTGCAAAACTTCCTGCACCCGCTGAACCGCCCTGCCCTGCTCGACGCCGACCGCATGGGCCCGACCTGCGCCGAATCCGAGTCGCTGGCCGCGCCGCTGCCGCACAACTCGCTGCGTGACCTGTACTGGCGCATGACCCGCGCCAGCATGCGCCTGGGCAGCAAGCTGTCGGCCGGGGTCAAACTGGGCTTCGACACCGGTTTCGACTCCGGCAGCACCCTGGACTACGTCTACCGCAACCAGCCGACCGGCCACACGGCGCTGGGCAAGATGATCGACCAGAACTACCTGAACTCCATCGGCTGGCGCGGCATTCGCCAACGCAAACTGAATGTCGAAGAACTGCTGCGCCTGGCCATGGGCAAACTGCGCGAAGAGCAGCGCCAGGTGCGCATCGTCGATATCGCCGCCGGCCACGGTCGCTACATCCTCGAAGCCTTGCAGGGTGTGAGCCCGTTGCCGGAATCGATCCTGCTGCGCGACTACAGCGACATCAACGTGCGCGACGGCAGCGCATTGATCGTCGAGAAAGGCCTGGGCGAGATTGCCCGCTTCGTCAAAGGCGATGCCTTCGACCGCGCTGACCTCGCTGCGCTGGAACCCAAGCCAAGCCTGGCGGTGGTGTCCGGTCTGTATGAACTGTTCGCCGACAATGCCATGGTCGGCGGTTCGCTGGCCGGTCTGGCCGAAGCGGTCGAGCCTGGCGGTTACCTGGTGTACACCGGCCAGCCGTGGCACCCGCAGCTGGAACTGATCGCCCGCGCCCTGACCAGTCACCGTCAGGGTCAGGCCTGGGTCATGCGCCGCCGCACGCAGGCCGAAATGGATCAGTTGGTCGAGGCCGCCGGTTTCCGCAAGATCACCATGCGAGTAGATGAGTGGGGCATCTTCAGCGTGTCGCTGGCGCAACGGGTGCGATGATGAGCCACGCCGCTCTGCCGGCGCGCGAGCCCGGCCTGTTGAAACCCGCGGTGCTCTGGCTGCTGTTGCTGGCACCGCTGTTCTTCAGCACCTACGGTTTTGCGACGTGGGTCACCAGCCAGCGCAGCGACGTCGGCACGATGGTGTTCGACTGGGAAACCCACATGCCGTTCTGGGCCTGGACCATCGTGCCCTACTGGTCCATTGACC
Proteins encoded in this region:
- a CDS encoding CDP-alcohol phosphatidyltransferase family protein, producing MPSIYQLKPAFQNLLRPLVQRLFDNGTTANQITVLAGVISVLVGVAIACFASHAWVFALIPVWMILRMALNAIDGMLAREFGQQSRLGAYLNELCDIVADSALILPFALLPDVSLLAVLLVTLLALFCEYTGVLGPMVGASRRYDGPMGKSDRAFVLGVLATGVALGWLGAIWVNGVMLLVAALLVYTLVNRVRQGLKEVNDNAPSA
- a CDS encoding bifunctional alpha/beta hydrolase/class I SAM-dependent methyltransferase; the encoded protein is MRDAQHQTFTTHDGVELFYRHWPASAAPTGEPRKAILLFHRGHEHSGRIAHLVDELDMPEFDFFAWDARGHGQSPGARGDSPSFATSVRDVQTFCDHIGATHQIAEENLAVIAQSVGAVIVSTWVHDYAPRIRSLVLASPAFKVKLYVPFARTGLALMRTFRGNFFVNSYVKARFLSHDPERVASYDSDPLITKAISVNVLLGLYEAADRVVADAQAIQVPTQLLISGSDFVVHRKPQEQFFERLGSLQKEKHILPGFFHDTLGERGREVAVKSAKRFILQNFLHPLNRPALLDADRMGPTCAESESLAAPLPHNSLRDLYWRMTRASMRLGSKLSAGVKLGFDTGFDSGSTLDYVYRNQPTGHTALGKMIDQNYLNSIGWRGIRQRKLNVEELLRLAMGKLREEQRQVRIVDIAAGHGRYILEALQGVSPLPESILLRDYSDINVRDGSALIVEKGLGEIARFVKGDAFDRADLAALEPKPSLAVVSGLYELFADNAMVGGSLAGLAEAVEPGGYLVYTGQPWHPQLELIARALTSHRQGQAWVMRRRTQAEMDQLVEAAGFRKITMRVDEWGIFSVSLAQRVR